In bacterium, a single genomic region encodes these proteins:
- the lnt gene encoding apolipoprotein N-acyltransferase encodes MSLFTGLLVIAAFPNDIAHFPELPWAIWIAFVPMLGAAAMSRTAKEAFLCGYLSGVVGHAGVLYWLISFGPIPVISLSLMYSVVFGMTALCAWLAFRRASPASWWWMIPVCAVALTVIEALGTWGFPWLLPAYALSYEPLFIQLADIGGVSLVGFSVYLVNVAIYQALFHPGDSRLRIRAGVICAAAFALILGYGYFSLSRSFEGQKLSVALVQGGLESDVEWTSNYSARARETYVRATDLGIGSARPDLVVWPESTTGELTDPAVNLSIAPLIRSVATRHGACLLFGSITKRNGAYYNSAVLLNERGRIEAVRDKIAVVPFGEALPFRRAIQILPYPWGEQDIDAGRSLEPLSFPLSRRRAGEARYAKIATGVCFDSIFPYIPREQVRRGGQAIAVITNNSWYKLPSGTVQHSMMDAFRAVENRRFLLRCATTGISQVIDPAGIVIKETRPLSPGFISESIALLEGQTVYTRLGEWFGWLCVAIALVAFTWLCCVGEMEGFL; translated from the coding sequence TTGTCGCTTTTTACCGGGTTGCTTGTCATAGCCGCCTTTCCGAACGATATCGCGCATTTTCCGGAATTGCCTTGGGCGATTTGGATTGCGTTCGTTCCGATGCTGGGGGCGGCCGCGATGTCGCGCACGGCCAAGGAAGCGTTTTTGTGCGGATATTTGTCCGGCGTCGTAGGGCATGCAGGCGTTCTTTACTGGCTTATCAGCTTCGGTCCGATTCCGGTTATTTCGCTGTCGCTGATGTATTCCGTCGTTTTCGGGATGACCGCGCTTTGCGCCTGGCTTGCGTTCAGGCGAGCCAGCCCGGCTTCGTGGTGGTGGATGATACCCGTCTGCGCTGTGGCGTTGACGGTAATAGAAGCGCTTGGCACCTGGGGATTCCCGTGGCTGTTGCCCGCGTACGCACTGTCTTACGAGCCGCTGTTCATACAGCTTGCCGATATTGGAGGCGTATCCCTCGTCGGCTTTTCCGTTTACCTTGTCAATGTCGCGATTTACCAGGCGCTCTTTCATCCCGGCGATTCGAGATTGAGAATTCGCGCGGGCGTAATTTGTGCGGCGGCGTTTGCCCTTATTCTGGGCTATGGATACTTCAGCTTGTCACGGAGCTTTGAAGGACAAAAGCTTTCTGTCGCCCTTGTGCAAGGCGGGCTTGAAAGCGACGTCGAATGGACGAGCAATTACTCGGCGAGAGCGCGCGAAACCTATGTGCGCGCGACGGATTTGGGCATTGGAAGCGCGCGCCCCGACCTGGTCGTTTGGCCGGAAAGCACGACTGGCGAGTTGACCGATCCGGCTGTGAATCTTTCGATCGCGCCGCTGATAAGATCGGTTGCCACACGCCATGGCGCCTGCCTCCTTTTCGGCTCGATCACGAAGCGCAACGGCGCTTACTACAACAGCGCGGTTTTGCTCAATGAAAGAGGACGGATTGAAGCGGTGAGGGACAAAATCGCGGTTGTGCCGTTCGGCGAGGCGCTGCCGTTCCGCCGCGCTATTCAAATCCTGCCGTATCCCTGGGGGGAGCAGGACATCGACGCCGGGCGCAGTCTTGAGCCTTTGTCGTTTCCGCTTTCCCGCCGCAGAGCGGGCGAAGCGCGCTACGCCAAGATCGCCACCGGAGTTTGTTTCGATTCGATTTTTCCATATATCCCGCGGGAGCAGGTCCGCCGCGGCGGTCAGGCGATCGCGGTAATTACCAACAACAGCTGGTACAAGCTGCCCTCCGGCACGGTCCAGCATTCGATGATGGACGCCTTCCGCGCGGTCGAGAACCGGCGCTTCCTGCTTCGTTGCGCGACGACGGGAATCAGCCAGGTCATCGATCCCGCAGGCATCGTGATTAAGGAAACGCGGCCGCTCTCGCCAGGGTTCATCTCGGAATCCATTGCGCTTCTGGAAGGTCAGACCGTTTATACGCGTCTCGGCGAATGGTTCGGTTGGCTATGTGTCGCTATTGCCCTCGTCGCTTTCACCTGGCTTTGCTGCGTCGGCGAGATGGAGGGTTTTCTGTAA
- the efp gene encoding elongation factor P → MISANDLKPGVVFEHKGSIWKVVEYAHIKPGKGPAFVRVKIRDLRSGAIVEETSRTDAKFQDVRVEARELQYLFGDEHLVTFMDTETYEQFEVAKETVEDELKFIREGDKVKGEFNGQEIISIVPPIAVVLEVVETEPGVRGDTVSNTTKPATVETGAVVKVPLFVNSGDKIKIDTRTGEYLERAKD, encoded by the coding sequence TTGATTTCGGCAAACGACTTGAAACCCGGTGTGGTTTTCGAGCACAAGGGAAGCATCTGGAAAGTTGTCGAGTATGCGCACATCAAGCCCGGCAAAGGGCCCGCGTTCGTCCGGGTGAAAATCCGGGATTTGCGTTCCGGCGCGATTGTGGAGGAAACTTCGCGCACGGACGCAAAGTTTCAGGACGTACGGGTGGAAGCCAGGGAGCTTCAGTACTTGTTCGGCGACGAGCACCTGGTCACGTTTATGGACACAGAAACCTACGAGCAATTTGAGGTTGCAAAAGAAACGGTCGAGGACGAGCTGAAGTTCATACGGGAAGGCGACAAGGTCAAGGGCGAGTTCAACGGCCAGGAGATAATAAGCATCGTTCCCCCGATTGCTGTCGTGTTGGAAGTTGTCGAAACCGAGCCCGGTGTTCGCGGAGACACCGTAAGCAACACCACCAAGCCCGCCACCGTAGAGACCGGAGCTGTTGTGAAAGTGCCACTTTTTGTCAATTCCGGAGATAAAATTAAAATCGACACCCGAACGGGGGAATATCTCGAACGGGCCAAAGATTGA
- a CDS encoding DNA repair protein RecO C-terminal domain-containing protein produces MGESVYGIVCSARNSGESDRRVVIFGPDCGKISALVRSARKEKSKLAGATRTFCEGRFHVNVSRGRGAGGAGRGDAAAVEAAGTRSAPLLIVSGVELRNSHKKVQSDIRCLAAGSFFLELLESGHWPEDLWEPVFRLTVNALRVLPDAYHHRHLACFVEAKLLKLSGVYPDFSSCAECGRPIVAGAAVVDRKSEHAYHDGCAPLTASGKIAGYETTADVVCALYRLADVALAQYDSGWIGSAPPDSVEKTLWRMLAAMMDAPLKSRRFLEEALGW; encoded by the coding sequence GTGGGCGAATCGGTTTACGGCATCGTTTGCTCGGCGCGGAACTCCGGCGAATCCGACCGCCGCGTAGTGATATTCGGCCCCGATTGCGGAAAGATATCGGCGCTCGTCCGCAGCGCTCGCAAGGAAAAAAGCAAGCTCGCGGGCGCGACGCGCACGTTTTGCGAGGGCCGGTTCCATGTAAATGTGTCGCGCGGACGCGGCGCGGGCGGCGCGGGTCGCGGCGATGCGGCCGCGGTCGAAGCCGCGGGTACGCGCTCCGCGCCGCTTCTTATCGTCTCCGGAGTGGAGCTTCGCAACTCTCACAAAAAGGTGCAGTCCGATATCCGATGCCTGGCCGCGGGCTCGTTTTTTCTGGAGCTTCTCGAATCAGGGCACTGGCCGGAGGATCTTTGGGAGCCGGTATTCCGCCTCACCGTGAACGCGCTGCGCGTTCTGCCCGATGCGTACCATCACCGGCATCTCGCGTGTTTCGTCGAGGCGAAACTGCTGAAGCTCTCCGGCGTCTATCCCGATTTCTCGTCGTGTGCGGAATGCGGCCGGCCCATAGTTGCCGGCGCGGCGGTTGTCGACCGCAAAAGCGAGCACGCGTACCACGACGGCTGCGCGCCCCTCACCGCGTCGGGCAAAATCGCGGGCTACGAAACGACTGCGGACGTCGTATGCGCGCTGTACCGGCTGGCGGACGTAGCGCTGGCGCAATACGATTCGGGCTGGATCGGCTCGGCGCCGCCCGACTCGGTCGAAAAAACGCTCTGGCGGATGCTGGCCGCGATGATGGATGCGCCGCTCAAAAGCCGCCGGTTCCTGGAGGAAGCCCTGGGCTGGTAG
- a CDS encoding STAS domain-containing protein, translated as MRTSVSVENGTAVIKVIGNFVFDSGREAKEQADALGDDVKSIVLDMSDVPFIDSAGIGQLVSMLKSCTISGKTLGLSGIRPDVLKVFQITKLDKVFNLG; from the coding sequence ATGAGAACTTCAGTTTCCGTAGAAAATGGAACAGCGGTGATTAAAGTTATTGGCAACTTCGTGTTCGATTCGGGACGCGAGGCCAAGGAACAAGCAGACGCGCTTGGCGACGATGTGAAATCCATCGTTCTCGATATGAGCGATGTTCCGTTTATCGACAGCGCCGGTATAGGCCAGCTCGTGTCCATGCTCAAGAGCTGCACGATAAGCGGGAAAACTCTCGGCCTCTCGGGCATCAGACCCGATGTGCTGAAGGTCTTTCAAATAACCAAGTTGGACAAGGTTTTCAACTTGGGTTGA
- the nhaA gene encoding Na+/H+ antiporter NhaA, with the protein MRKRDAIRKLALSAGDYFARPFAEFARLEAAGGILLLLASIAALIWANTYTGDTYTAAWETHFSIALGPWSLDKPLHYWINDGLMAVFFFVVGLEIKREILSGELSSARKAALPLIAALGGMIVPALIFVSLNLEGEGIHGWGIPVATDIAFALGILSLLGKRAPLSLKVFLTALAIADDLGAVLVIAIFYTEKLSLSYLGIAFAALALLAFFNWVGVRAAPPYIALGIICWLAMLDSGVHATVAGVLVALTIPSSGRHPQTMHEAADADVEAGQEEGIHMHGRGLLEDLEHDLHPWVTFAIMPLFALANAGVAVGGEFLAMLGSPVAMGASLGLFFGKQAGVFSFSWLSVRLGLAELPSGVSFRHIYGAAILCGIGFTMSLFIAGLAFGEGSHLDEAKVGILTGSLVSAVAGLAFLSLVRFFPKRAREAQVEPLG; encoded by the coding sequence ATGAGAAAAAGGGATGCAATCAGGAAGCTCGCACTCTCGGCGGGGGATTACTTCGCCCGGCCGTTCGCGGAATTCGCGCGCCTCGAGGCCGCAGGCGGCATCCTGCTTTTGCTCGCTTCGATCGCCGCGCTGATCTGGGCGAACACTTACACCGGCGACACCTACACCGCCGCATGGGAGACGCATTTTTCGATTGCGCTCGGGCCATGGTCGCTGGACAAGCCGCTGCATTACTGGATCAACGACGGCCTGATGGCCGTTTTCTTTTTCGTCGTAGGCCTCGAAATCAAGCGCGAGATTCTCTCCGGCGAGCTTTCGAGCGCGCGCAAGGCCGCGCTTCCGCTTATCGCCGCGCTCGGCGGAATGATCGTCCCCGCGCTCATCTTCGTTTCGCTCAATCTGGAAGGCGAGGGAATCCACGGATGGGGAATCCCGGTCGCGACCGACATCGCGTTCGCGCTGGGGATTCTATCTCTGTTGGGCAAGCGCGCGCCGCTCTCCCTCAAGGTATTTTTAACCGCGCTGGCGATCGCGGATGACCTTGGCGCGGTTCTCGTGATCGCGATTTTCTACACAGAAAAGCTTTCGCTCTCTTATCTGGGAATCGCGTTCGCCGCGCTTGCGCTGTTGGCGTTTTTCAACTGGGTCGGTGTGCGCGCCGCGCCGCCGTACATAGCACTGGGAATAATCTGCTGGCTTGCGATGCTTGACAGCGGGGTGCACGCGACGGTCGCGGGCGTGCTTGTCGCGCTCACGATTCCGAGCAGCGGCCGGCATCCGCAAACCATGCACGAGGCGGCGGATGCAGACGTGGAAGCCGGGCAAGAAGAGGGAATTCACATGCACGGCCGCGGCCTTTTGGAAGACCTCGAACACGACCTGCATCCGTGGGTGACGTTCGCGATAATGCCGCTGTTCGCGCTGGCGAACGCGGGCGTCGCGGTGGGGGGGGAGTTTTTGGCCATGCTAGGCAGTCCGGTCGCGATGGGCGCGTCGCTGGGGCTGTTTTTCGGAAAGCAGGCTGGCGTGTTTTCGTTCTCGTGGCTGTCGGTCAGGCTCGGACTCGCGGAGCTGCCGTCCGGCGTGTCGTTCCGCCACATTTACGGCGCGGCGATTCTGTGCGGAATCGGCTTCACGATGTCGCTTTTCATCGCGGGCCTTGCGTTCGGCGAGGGGAGTCACCTGGACGAGGCAAAAGTCGGGATACTGACCGGCTCGCTCGTGTCGGCGGTCGCGGGACTCGCGTTCCTCTCGCTCGTGCGGTTTTTCCCGAAGAGGGCGAGAGAGGCGCAAGTGGAACCGCTAGGGTAA
- a CDS encoding peptide chain release factor 2 (programmed frameshift), whose protein sequence is MQPSEVRESLRRLKEKLLEMGDYLDVAGARARLAELETAMAAPDFWNDPKKATEINRAASGLRARVSKYDATAAECDELEVLWEIIGEEGGAEENSADFREFVKRLEQFVEHVDALEATALLSGEFDAAPALVTIHAGAGGTESHDWVDMLARMYSMFSRKMGWTTSVLDFTPGEVAGTKSLTMLVEGELAYGYLRGERGVHRLVRISPFDANKRRHTSFAAVDVIPEIEEDAPIDISEKDLKIDTYRASSAGGQHVNKTDSAVRITHLPTGIVVTCQNERSQHKNRLQAMRVLRSRLAEMMRREKKERVEELRGETKEIAWGSQIRNYVLQPYQLVKDTRTDYETGNVQAVLDGEILPIIWALLRSEGKNGKGG, encoded by the exons ATGCAACCTTCGGAAGTCAGGGAAAGCCTGCGCAGGCTCAAAGAAAAGCTCCTCGAAATGGGAGACTATCTT GACGTAGCCGGCGCGCGCGCGCGCCTCGCCGAACTCGAAACCGCGATGGCCGCGCCGGACTTCTGGAACGATCCGAAAAAAGCAACCGAAATCAACAGAGCAGCGTCCGGGTTGCGCGCGCGCGTATCGAAATACGATGCCACCGCTGCCGAATGCGACGAGCTTGAAGTGCTCTGGGAAATTATCGGCGAAGAAGGCGGAGCGGAAGAAAACTCCGCAGATTTCAGGGAATTCGTCAAGCGTCTGGAGCAGTTCGTGGAGCATGTGGACGCACTGGAAGCCACCGCGCTTCTTTCGGGCGAGTTCGACGCCGCGCCGGCGCTCGTCACGATTCATGCCGGGGCGGGCGGCACCGAGAGTCACGACTGGGTGGACATGCTGGCGCGGATGTACTCGATGTTCTCCCGCAAGATGGGATGGACGACTAGCGTACTCGATTTCACTCCCGGCGAAGTCGCGGGAACGAAAAGCCTGACTATGCTGGTTGAGGGAGAGCTGGCGTATGGATATTTGCGCGGCGAGCGCGGCGTGCACCGGCTCGTGCGCATCTCGCCGTTCGACGCGAACAAGCGACGTCATACCAGCTTCGCTGCGGTGGATGTGATTCCCGAAATCGAGGAGGACGCGCCGATAGATATAAGCGAAAAGGATTTGAAAATAGACACTTACCGCGCGTCGTCCGCGGGCGGCCAGCATGTAAACAAGACGGACAGCGCGGTGCGAATCACCCACCTGCCGACCGGGATTGTCGTGACCTGCCAGAACGAGCGCAGCCAGCATAAGAATCGCCTGCAGGCGATGCGCGTTTTGCGCAGCCGGCTCGCCGAAATGATGCGCCGGGAAAAGAAAGAGCGCGTGGAGGAGCTTCGAGGCGAAACGAAGGAGATCGCCTGGGGCAGCCAAATCCGCAATTACGTGCTGCAGCCATACCAGCTGGTCAAGGATACGCGCACGGACTACGAAACCGGCAACGTCCAGGCCGTGCTGGACGGCGAGATACTGCCGATAATATGGGCGCTGCTTCGGAGCGAGGGGAAGAACGGGAAAGGGGGGTAA
- a CDS encoding aminopeptidase P family protein gives MHSRVDKLVERFDEFGIDGFLLVPPPQTMNSIPNVFYLTGFTGSNAVLIITAGRRLFLTDTRYVEMAQANVKGFEVIENTTRPLHELFPELNKDLGITKLGVESATLSLALYNKWKDAFAPVELVPTEGAVEKLRMLKDEYELEAIRNAIRVNEETFRHLLGCIKDGVRENEIAAEFEYQIRKRGAKMASFPPIIASGTNSSMPHAGYTTQEIVPGAPFTIDIGVVYDGYCSDMTRTVFFKDCPKVWRDRYEAVLDAKNAATAYAKAGMTGNEVDAIARSLIEGRGFTEHCYTHGLGHSVGIQIHEAPRFAKGNEDIVPAGCVMSIEPGIYVPGEGGIRIEDLVLVQENGLVNLNSLGTELTVVG, from the coding sequence TTGCATTCTCGGGTTGACAAGCTTGTGGAGCGGTTTGACGAGTTTGGAATCGACGGATTCCTTCTTGTTCCACCGCCGCAGACAATGAACAGCATCCCAAACGTGTTCTATCTAACCGGATTCACCGGGTCGAACGCGGTGTTGATAATTACGGCCGGGCGCAGGCTTTTTTTGACGGACACGCGCTACGTCGAAATGGCGCAGGCGAACGTTAAAGGCTTCGAGGTCATCGAGAACACAACCCGTCCGCTTCACGAGTTATTCCCGGAACTGAACAAGGATCTGGGAATTACCAAGCTGGGCGTGGAATCCGCCACACTGTCGCTTGCGCTTTACAACAAGTGGAAGGATGCGTTCGCTCCCGTCGAACTTGTGCCGACAGAAGGCGCGGTGGAAAAGCTTCGGATGCTCAAGGACGAATATGAGCTTGAGGCTATTCGCAACGCGATTCGAGTCAACGAAGAAACTTTCCGGCACTTGCTCGGCTGCATCAAGGACGGCGTTCGGGAGAACGAAATCGCGGCCGAGTTCGAGTACCAGATTCGCAAGCGGGGGGCGAAGATGGCAAGCTTTCCGCCGATCATCGCAAGCGGAACCAACTCGTCCATGCCGCACGCGGGTTACACAACACAGGAGATTGTTCCCGGCGCGCCTTTTACGATAGACATCGGCGTCGTATACGATGGTTATTGCAGCGATATGACCAGGACGGTTTTCTTCAAGGATTGCCCGAAGGTCTGGCGCGATAGGTACGAGGCGGTTTTGGACGCCAAGAATGCCGCGACGGCATACGCAAAAGCCGGTATGACCGGCAACGAGGTAGATGCAATAGCCCGCTCGCTGATTGAAGGGCGCGGTTTTACCGAGCATTGCTATACCCACGGCCTCGGGCACTCGGTCGGCATTCAAATTCACGAGGCGCCCAGGTTTGCCAAGGGAAACGAGGATATTGTCCCTGCGGGATGCGTCATGTCCATAGAGCCGGGGATTTACGTTCCCGGTGAAGGCGGCATCAGAATCGAAGATCTTGTGCTTGTGCAAGAGAATGGACTTGTAAATTTAAACTCTCTCGGCACCGAACTTACGGTGGTGGGATAG
- a CDS encoding DUF488 domain-containing protein gives MTVEQALECYSIGHSDRPPEELLALLERYGIDLVVDVRSFPYSTYLPHYDKHRLDAVLHRRGISYIWMGLMLGSLTLDGRLDPIAKEREKNYQEGISKLMDLLPGRKVCLLSSEAEWQISHRHNLIAQTLMRYGIIVRHIDKDGDAVDAPADLFHLEDVSN, from the coding sequence GTGACCGTCGAGCAGGCACTCGAATGTTATTCAATCGGACACAGCGACCGTCCTCCCGAGGAGCTTTTGGCTCTGCTCGAAAGGTACGGCATCGACCTCGTCGTTGATGTTCGCTCGTTTCCATACTCGACCTACCTTCCGCACTACGACAAACATCGCTTAGACGCGGTACTGCACCGGCGCGGCATCAGTTACATCTGGATGGGGCTTATGCTCGGCAGCCTGACGCTGGACGGGCGGCTTGATCCCATCGCCAAGGAGCGCGAGAAAAACTACCAGGAAGGCATCTCGAAGCTGATGGATTTGCTTCCGGGCAGGAAGGTGTGCCTGTTGTCCAGCGAAGCCGAATGGCAGATTTCCCACCGCCACAACCTGATTGCCCAGACATTGATGCGTTACGGCATCATCGTCCGCCACATAGACAAGGACGGCGACGCGGTGGACGCTCCCGCGGATTTGTTTCACCTGGAAGACGTTTCGAATTGA